One Rissa tridactyla isolate bRisTri1 chromosome 1, bRisTri1.patW.cur.20221130, whole genome shotgun sequence DNA segment encodes these proteins:
- the ESD gene encoding S-formylglutathione hydrolase, translating into MSLKQVSSNKCFDGFQKVFEHDSAELKCKMKFGIYLPPKAETGKCPVLYWLSGLTCTEQNFITKAGFHQAAAEHGLIVVAPDTSPRGCNIEGEDESWDFGTGAGFYVDATEDPWKTNYRMYSYIKDELPKLINANFPTDPERMSIFGHSMGGHGALILALKNPGKYKSVSAFAPICNPIQCQWGKKALGGYLGSDVSKWEAYDATQLVKSYPDSHLDILIDQGKDDQFLSAGQLLPDNFIAACTERKIPVVFRLQQGYDHSYFFIATFINDHIKHHAKYLNA; encoded by the exons ATGTCCCTGAAACAGGTCTCCAGCAACAAATGCTTTGACGGTTTCCAGAAGGTGTTTGAACATGACAG TGCAGAgctaaaatgcaaaatgaaatttgGAATCTACTTGCCTCCAAAAGCAGAAACTGGAAAGTGTCCTGTGCTGTATTGGCTCTCGG gGTTAACTTGCACAGAACAGAATTTTATAACGAAAGCTGGTTTTCATCAAGCTGCAGCTGAACATGGCCTTATTGTAGTTGCACCAGACACAAGCCCAC GTGGCTGCAATATTGAAGGAGAAGATGAAAGCTGGGATTTTGGCACCGGTGCTGGTTTTTATGTGGATGCCACTGAAGATCCATGGAAAACAAACTATAGGATGTATTCCTACATAAAGGATGAG CTGCCTAAACTAATAAATGCCAATTTTCCAACTGATCCTGAACGAATGTCTATTTTTGGGCATTCCATGGGAGGCCATGGAGCTCTTATTCTTGCTCTGAAGAATCCTGGAAAGTACAAA TCTGTGTCGGCATTCGCTCCTATCTGCAACCCTATTCAGTGTCAGTGGGGGAAGAAAGCCCTTGGTGGATATCTGGGATCAGATGTAAGCAAATGGGAG GCGTATGATGCTACACAACTTGTGAAGTCCTATCCAGACTCTCACCTGGACATCTTGATTGATCAAGGCAAAGATGACCAGTTCCTGTCAGCGGGCCAGTTATTGCCTGATAACTTCATCGCTGCCTGCACGGAGCGGAAAATCCCAGTAGTCTTTAGGCTGCAGCAG GGTTACGATCACAGCTATTTTTTCATTGCTACATTTATTAACGACCACATCAAACACCATGCAAAATACCTCAACGCTTGA